A window from Dysidea avara chromosome 2, odDysAvar1.4, whole genome shotgun sequence encodes these proteins:
- the LOC136246957 gene encoding alpha-tectorin-like has translation MIAKATVVLLLCCLRSSLCVPLSEFYPYGENIEEPNQRLANGDSSFQCIFPDQVYRFCNTPFFELCVTTDGGTSFGADPIPYTTQVFPLGGDNYLAAAYWVNIDSSVNGNVWFRQSTAPDLLTRASNDVQQAFPLLPRFTPTHLFIATWDGVGANSGIATETNTFQSILATNGDESYAVYLFADGMMQWADSNGTPARVGMTCADMKLTHPASGSQDIVNVDEDSNAGEDGKYVYCLTDLSEPIQCSSGGVLYDIGEQFQPNCSSRCTCNFEGNFDCETVPCPIDGPTCTASGDPHYTTWDGRKYNYMGDCEYYVATLCDSDDFLVSTVNDPTCGSNPGVTCVDQVRVVIPGGDPSEVLLARTSTDFQPSITIDGVLQPNTGDTVVLSTPELEVVRTGGKAYVTLETYGVRVHYDGRYTSTFQVSTSLRGTICGQCGTYNGNQNDDFTLPDGSTTTSADVFGDSWEVPGSCVMKRDADGFTGCDNSADTITEAQQRCSALTMDSFAACNAVVDPTSFIADCEFDYCCCAVDIRDECYCSSLSNYALACTAAGVQVSGWRDDFGCPADCPEGMVYQECGPICPQTCDNKDEICDGGCAAGCFCPYTQYLLDGVCVDEEVCTECDLNGTKVQEGTEIQPNCSSRCVCTKREFQCETQTCLVDGTTCIAAGDPYYQTFDFNYYEFQGDCEYVVSTPCDSDEFSISVRYSSKNAYISSADQVTVSVPGDGVTAVLGRGGGGTITVNGVLESDVSVGVIYQSDEVQVLRVGGHPQVVLLEQQITIFYDGINRVAISTSTMWQDKLCGLCGNYNGDPTDDFMDQGGNPLATADEFASSWTTGDTTTCSILEEAPFCVGDIREEATKRCSFLNGEFFQPCHAAVDPQSFEDYCVLDFCNCVDDDKNVCFCSSLSTYASACSYAGVQLDDWRSYYGCSDGCPADMTFQQCGSLCPQSCDSTDATCHSGCAEGCFCPDGQIVNQDGECGDFMPCPGQCPVLTDPDNGMVDCSLGDDGVPTEGDTCTYQCDDGYELSGDMMRECQSDGTWTGSDPTCDLVVQCPTLTAPDNGMISCTGNEVGDTCTVSCDDGYELGGSETRTCQGDGTWSGTDATCSAVQCPTLTAPDNGMISCTGNEVGDTCTVSCDDGYELGGSETRTCQGDGTWSGTDATCSAVQCPTLTAPDNGMISCTGNEVGDTCTISCDDGYELGGSETRTCQGDGTWSGTDATCSAVQCPPLTAPDNGMISCTGNDTGDTCTISCDDGYELGGSETRTCQGDGSWSGTDATCSAVQCPPLTAPDNGMISCTGNDTGDTCTISCDDGYELSGSETRTCQGDGTWSGTDAVCAQGTACPPLSDPDGGMIDCSLGVDGVPNPGDTCTYTCDDGYMLDGDMTVTCGDDGSWSDDTTCKLIRCEVLKAPQFGSINCSLGDDGKPTPGDTCSFSCDEGYNIGDTTTTTCKDNGNWAPALSAECVLDGCEVNSVVDESITSMDKNITVTFTSDSTDPEVFFDCRIHKKDFEICTSPLTYTEDDGVREGENIVRVRAQCPGQINDRPTQDLDIVICCPLTLGNGTVNCELGENGGPNAGDNCTLTCDRGFIMEGSSSRMCDDLGTWTGDDTTCTAPDCEITMLDANISSHDLTITVNFVADDPHALYSCKLNNRDFVDCTSPFTYSSQQVRPGDNQVRVRAKCPGQSGSSEVEVLHIQICEALTLDNGMIDCQYGDNGGPNAGDMCSFTCDAGFDLSGSASRTCFENGTWSGEISMCTGSQLSDNRCPLLPDPADGSITCSLTRNDAPTDGESCSITCDSGFDLSGSSSRTCQIQSGRGSWTGTGATCRGCSLTSISADHKVSRDDVTVTFSADPSHSETVFQCRLDRQRYRSCTSPVTYNNLSRGRHTITVRGKCPGDDSLYKRTKVQFRIRRGSRN, from the exons ATGATTGCAAAAGCGACTGTAGTCCTTCTGCTGTGCTGCCTGAGGAGCAGTTTGTGTGTTCCATTGTCCGAATTCTACCCCTATGGTGAAAATATTGAAGAACCAAACCAGCGACTAGCCAACGGTGACAGCTCGTTTCAATGCATTTTTCCAGATCAGGTGTATCGTTTCTGCAACACTCCATTCTTCGAATTATGC GTCACAACAGATGGTGGAACAAGTTTCGGGGCAGACCCAATACCATACACTACACAAGTATTCCCTTTAGGAGGAGATAATTATTTAGCTGCTGCCTACTGGGTGAATATAGATTCATCAGTCAATGGAAACGTGTGGTTTCGTCAATCTACTGCTCCTGATTTACTGACCAGAGCGAGCAATGATGTACAGCAAGCTTTTCCCTTGCTTCCAAGGTTCACTCCTACTCACTTATTCATTGCTACTTGGGATGGTGTTGGTGCCAATAGTGGAATAGCTACAGAG ACGAACACGTTTCAAAGTATACTGGCCACAAATGGAGATGAAAGCTATGCTGTATACTTGTTTGCCGATGGAATGATGCAGTGGGCAGATAGTAATGGCACACCTGCACGAGTTGGAATGACTTGTGCTGACATGAAACTAACTCATCCAGCATCAGGATCACAAGACATTGTCAATGTTGATGAAGATAGTAATGCTGGAGAAGATGGAAAATATGTTTATTGTCTTACAGACCTTTCAGAGCCAATAC AGTGCTCTAGTGGTGGTGTGTTGTATGACATTGGAGAACAATTTCAACCAAACTGTAGTTCAAGATGTACTTGTAATTTTGAAggaaattttgattgtgaaacAGTTCCCTGTCCAATTGATGGGCCCACATGTACAGCAAGTGGAGATCCACATTACACTACTTGGGATGGACGTAAATATAACTATATGGGAGATTGTGAATATTATGTAGCCACTCTATGTGATAGCGATGATTTTCTGGTATCTACTGTAAATGACCCTACATGTGGAAGTAATCCTGGGGTAACTTGTGTTGATCAAGTGAGGGTAGTAATTCCTGGTGGTGACCCCAGTGAAGTATTGCTAGCACGCACATCTACTGATTTTCAACCATCCATAACAATTGATGGAGTATTGCAGCCGAATACAGGTGATACTGTTGTACTATCAACACCAGAGCTTGAGGTTGTACGTACTGGTGGTAAGGCTTATGTGACTCTGGAAACATATGGTGTTAGGGTGCACTATGATGGAAGGTACACTTCTACTTTTCAAGTTTCAACATCATTGAGAGGAACGATTTGTGGACAGTGTGGTACCTACAATGGCAATCAAAATGATGACTTCACATTACCAGATGGAAGTACGACTACTTCAGCAGATGTTTTTGGTGACAGTTGGGAGGTTCCTGGTTCATGTGTTATGAAAAGAGATGCGGATGGTTTTACTGGTTGTGATAATAGTGCTGACACTATAACAGAGGCACAACAGAGATGTAGTGCACTGACAATGGACAGTTTTGCTGCATGTAATGCAGTTGTGGATCCTACAAGTTTCATTGCTGACTGTGAATTTGACTACTGTTGCTGTGCTGTTGATATACGTGATGAATGTTATTGTAGTTCTTTGAGTAATTATGCTCTCGCTTGTACTGCAGCTGGAGTACAAGTATCAGGCTGGAGGGATGATTTTGGTTGCC CTGCTGATTGTCCAGAGGGTATGGTATACCAGGAGTGTGGTCCAATATGTCCTCAGACATGTGATAACAAGGATGAAATTTGTGATGGAGGTTGTGCTGCAGGTTGTTTTTGTCCTTATACACAATATCTACTTGATGGAGTATGTGTGGATGAGGAAGTGTGTACAG AGTGTGACCTGAATGGTACAAAGGTTCAAGAAGGTACTGAGATACAACCTAACTGCTCTAGCCGTTGTGTATGTACTAAGCGAGAATTTCAGTGTGAAACACAAACTTGTTTGGTTGATGGAACAACTTGTATAGCTGCAGGAGATCCTTACTACCAAACATTTGATTTCAATTACTATGAGTTTCAAGGAGATTGTGAATATGTAGTTTCTACCCCATGTGACAGTGACGAGTTTAGCATTTCTGTTAGATATTCATCTAAAAATGCCTATATCTCATCTGCAGATCAAGTGACAGTTTCTGTTCCAGGAGATGGAGTAACTGCAGTATTgggaaggggtggtggtggaACAATTACAGTCAATGGTGTTCTAGAGTCTGATGTTAGTGTCGGTGTCATTTATCAGTCAGATGAAGTGCAAGTACTGAGAGTTGGTGGACATCCACAAGTTGTACTTCTTGAGCAACAGATTACCATATTTTATGATGGCATAAATCGTGTTGCCATTTCTACCTCTACCATGTGGCAAGACAAACTGTGTGGACTATGTGGTAACTACAATGGTGATCCAACAGATGACTTCATGGATCAAGGTGGTAATCCACTTGCCACAGCAGATGAGTTTGCTAGTAGCTGGACTACAGGGGACACAACCACTTGCAGCATACTCGAAGAAGCACCATTTTGTGTAGGAGACATAAGGGAAGAGGCCACCAAGAGATGTAGTTTTCTGAATGGTGAATTTTTTCAACCATGCCATGCAGCAGTTGATCCCCAATCATTTGAAGATTACTGTGTGCTTGATTTCTGTAACTGTGTTGATGATGACAAAAATGTATGTTTCTGTTCAAGCCTGTCTACGTATGCATCAGCTTGTTCTTATGCTGGAGTGCAACTTGATGACTGGAGATCTTATTATGGATGTT CTGATGGATGTCCAGCTGACATGACATTCCAGCAATGTGGTTCATTGTGTCCTCAGTCATGTGATAGTACTGATGCAACTTGTCATAGTGGATGTGCTGAGGGATGCTTTTGTCCTGATGGACAAATTGTCAACCAAGACGGGGAATGTGGTGACTTTATGCCTTGTCCAG GTCAGTGTCCAGTACTTACTGATCCTGataatggaatggtggactgttcactgggagatgatggagtacCAACTGAAGGAGACACTTGTACTTACCAgtgtgatgatggttatgagTTGTCTGGTGATATGATGAGGGAATGTCAGAGTGATGGAACATGGACTGGTAGTGATCCTACTTGTGATCTAG TGGTACAATGTCCCACACtcactgctcctgataatggaatgatttcttgtactggtaatgaggttggagacacttgtactgtctcatgtgatgatggttatgaatTGGGTGGTAGTGAAACTAGAACCTGTCAGGGTGATGGTACTTGGAGTGGAACTGATGCTACTTGTTCAGCAG TTCAATGTCCCACACtcactgctcctgataatggaatgatttcttgtactggtaatgaggttggagacacttgtactgtctcatgtgatgatggttatgaatTGGGTGGTAGTGAAACTAGGACCTGTCAGGGTGATGGTACTTGGAGTGGAACTGATGCTACATGCTCAGcag TACAATGTCCCACACtcactgctcctgataatggaatgatttCTTGTACTGGTAATGAGGTTGGAGACACTTGTACCATCTCATGTGATGATGGCTATGAATTGGGTGGTAGTGAAACTAGAACCTGTCAGGGTGATGGTACTTGGAGTGGAACTGATGCTACTTGTTCAGCAG TACAATGTCcaccacttactgctcctgataatggaatgatttCTTGTACCGGGAATGATACTGGAGACACTTGTACCATctcatgtgatgatggttatgaatTGGGTGGTAGTGAAACTAGGACCTGTCAGGGTGATGGTAGTTGGAGTGGAACTGATGCTACTTGTTCAGCAG TACAATGTCcaccacttactgctcctgataatggaatgatttCTTGTACCGGGAATGATACTGGAGACACTTGTACCATctcatgtgatgatggttatgaatTGAGTGGTAGTGAAACTAGGACCTGTCAGGGTGATGGTACTTGGAGTGGAACTGATGCTGTGTGTGCACAAG GCACTGCATGCCCGCCACTCAGTGATCCTGATGGTGGAATGATTGACTGCTCACTTGGAGTTGATGGAGTACCTAATCCTGGTGACACATGTACCTACACTTGTGATGATGGTTACATGTTGGATGGTGACATGACTGTAACATGTGGTGATGATGGTAGTTGGAGTGACGACACTACTTGTAAACTAATAC GATGTGAAGTATTAAAGGCTCCTCAATTTGGTTCAATCAATTGTTCACTGGGTGATGATGGAAAACCCACTCCTGGAGACACCTGTAGTTTCTCATGTGATGAAGGGTACAATATTGGAGACACTACCACAACTACCTGTAAAGATAATGGCAACTGGGCACCAGCTTTATCAGCTGAATGTGTGCTTG atggttgtgaagtaaATTCAGTTGTTGATGAATCTATCACTTCGATGGATAAGAACATAACAGTCACATTCACTTCTGATAGTACAGACCCAGAAGTATTTTTTGACTGCAGAATACACAAAAAGGACTTCGAGATTT GCACCAGCCCTCTCACCTATACAGAAGATGACGGTGTGAGAGAAGGAGAAAATATTGTTAGGGTGCGAGCTCAGTGCCCTGGTCAAATCAATGATCGTCCAACACAAGACTTAGACATTG TAATATGCTGTCCACTCACTCTTGGAAATGGGACAGTTAATTGTGAGCTTGGTGAAAATGGAGGTCCTAATGCTGGAGACAATTGCACCTTGACTTGTGATCGTGGCTTCATTATGGAAGGTAGTAGCTCCAGAATGTGTGACGATCTTGGGACATGGACCGGCGATGATACGACATGCACTGCcc CTGACTGTGAGATCACAATGCTTGATGCCAATATTTCATCACATGACTTAACCATAACTGTTAATTTTGTCGCTGATGATCCACATGCTCTATACAGCTGCAAACTGAATAACAGAGATTTCGTGGACT GTACCAGTCCTTTCACCTATTCTTCACAACAAGTAAGACCAGGAGACAATCAAGTGAGAGTTAGAGCTAAATGTCCAGGCCAGTCTGGTAGCTCTGAAgttgaagtgttacatatac AAATATGTGAGGCCCTCACTCTTGATAATGGGATGATTGACTGTCAATATGGAGACAATGGAGGTCCTAATGCTGGGGACATGTGTAGTTTTACATGTGATGCTGGATTTGACCTAAGTGGAAGTGCTTCTAGGACATGTTTTGAAAATGGAACATGGAGTGGGGAAATTTCCATGTGTACCGGCA GTCAATTATCAGACAACAGATGTCCACTACTTCCTGACCCAGCTGATGGAAGTATTACGTGTTCACTAACACGTAATGATGCTCCTACTGATGGAGAATCTTGTAGTATCACATGTGATAGTGGCTTTGATCTGTCTGGTAGCTCCAGTAGGACTTGTCAGATACAAAGTGGTAGAGGCAGCTGGACTGGTACTGGAGCAACTTGTAGAG GTTGTTCACTCACCTCAATCAGTGCTGATCATAAAGTATCAAGAGATGATGTAACTGTCACATTTTCTGCTGATCCATCTCATTCTGAAACTGTATTTCAATGTAGATTGGACAGGCAAAGATACAGGAGTT GTACAAGCCCTGTGACCTATAACAATTTATCAAGAGGACGTCATACCATCACTGTGAGGGGGAAATGTCCTGGTGATGACAGTTTATACAAAAGAACAAAGGTCCAGTTTAGGATCCGTCGTGGTAGTCGGAACTAG